In Candidatus Methanosphaera massiliense, the following are encoded in one genomic region:
- a CDS encoding acyl-CoA thioesterase: MFKSKIDVCSRDTDGLGHVNNTSLPIWFETARNPLYKIFNPDMRLRPDSWNIIMVHLSVDYLDQIYYGYEVEIRTYVSKIGNSSFTVYQEAWQNGVKKATGEVVLVYFDFNNQKSMRIPDDIRKDLSEHLL; the protein is encoded by the coding sequence ATGTTTAAAAGTAAAATTGATGTTTGTTCCAGGGATACTGATGGTTTAGGCCATGTGAATAATACGTCTTTACCTATATGGTTTGAAACGGCTCGTAATCCTCTTTATAAAATTTTTAATCCAGATATGAGGCTGCGTCCTGATTCTTGGAATATTATAATGGTTCATCTCAGTGTAGATTATCTTGATCAGATTTATTATGGCTATGAAGTGGAAATTAGAACGTATGTTTCTAAGATTGGTAATTCATCTTTCACTGTTTATCAGGAAGCTTGGCAGAATGGTGTGAAGAAGGCTACTGGTGAAGTTGTTCTTGTTTATTTTGATTTTAATAATCAGAAGTCCATGAGGATTCCTGATGATATTCGAAAGGATTTGAGTGAGCATTTATTATAA